In a genomic window of Ipomoea triloba cultivar NCNSP0323 chromosome 3, ASM357664v1:
- the LOC116014221 gene encoding E3 ubiquitin-protein ligase APD2-like isoform X1, with amino-acid sequence MVVEDQDEFWGCTYGLFLNVFICASVLVILMAVTALVLKLLGFFAGFSAAAVPETASETSGLLPKDVAPVIIYGAFEEDEESGKCSRSSSSEDLYEGHVCVICYDKKRGCFFDPCGHCATCYACAKRIVEDARTCPFCRRIIHKVRRLLSA; translated from the exons ATGGTAGTG GAAGATCAAGACGAATTTTGGGGCTGCACATATGGTCTTTTCCTCAATGTGTTTATCTGCGCATCTGTTCTGG TGATACTGATGGCGGTGACGGCGCTAGTGCTCAAACTACTGGGCTTTTTTGCTGGTTTCTCGGCGGCGGCGGTGCCGGAAACTGCGTCGGAGACCAGCGGATTGTTGCCCAAAGATGTGGCTCCGGTGATCATATACGGCGCgtttgaagaagatgaagagtcgGGGAAATGCAGCCGGAGCAGCTCGTCGGAGGATTTGTACGAGGGACACGTCTGCGTAATTTGCTACGACAAGAAACGAGGTTGCTTCTTTGACCCATGCGGCCACTGCGCCACGTGCTATGCATGTGCCAAGAG GATTGTAGAAGATGCAAGGACTTGCCCATTTTGCCGAAGAATTATTCACAAAGTCAGAAGATTGCTTAGCGCATGA
- the LOC116014221 gene encoding E3 ubiquitin-protein ligase APD2-like isoform X2: protein MEDQDEFWGCTYGLFLNVFICASVLVILMAVTALVLKLLGFFAGFSAAAVPETASETSGLLPKDVAPVIIYGAFEEDEESGKCSRSSSSEDLYEGHVCVICYDKKRGCFFDPCGHCATCYACAKRIVEDARTCPFCRRIIHKVRRLLSA from the exons ATG GAAGATCAAGACGAATTTTGGGGCTGCACATATGGTCTTTTCCTCAATGTGTTTATCTGCGCATCTGTTCTGG TGATACTGATGGCGGTGACGGCGCTAGTGCTCAAACTACTGGGCTTTTTTGCTGGTTTCTCGGCGGCGGCGGTGCCGGAAACTGCGTCGGAGACCAGCGGATTGTTGCCCAAAGATGTGGCTCCGGTGATCATATACGGCGCgtttgaagaagatgaagagtcgGGGAAATGCAGCCGGAGCAGCTCGTCGGAGGATTTGTACGAGGGACACGTCTGCGTAATTTGCTACGACAAGAAACGAGGTTGCTTCTTTGACCCATGCGGCCACTGCGCCACGTGCTATGCATGTGCCAAGAG GATTGTAGAAGATGCAAGGACTTGCCCATTTTGCCGAAGAATTATTCACAAAGTCAGAAGATTGCTTAGCGCATGA